The window AACAAGAGCTTTTCATCTTTCGACTGATCTAGCCCTTTCTACATACACTACTGCTGCCTGCCTCGTCCGAACATTGCTGACCAGCTGGCTCGCAGATCTAGTCCGACGTCTTGTAGGCCGCGAGCTCGGGCGAGTTCCACCTGCGACGACTTGTTAGCCACCATGGTCGTCCCCGCCTCAGGTGCTTCACCTACGTGAGGTTCCGTCCCGACAGTGACTTGTCTGGCCTCGCCACGAATCGGGCAATGACCCCGCCGGGCTCCTTGGGCGCCAGCAGCGTGCCCTGCTCAaaggcgtcgacgaagctcTGGTACTGCGCCTCGTCCATGATGTCCTTGCCCGACGCCCGCAGCTCCGCCTGCATGTCGGTGTCGATTCGCCCCGGTGAAATGGTGATGCTCGTcacgtcggcttcctcgacggccacgtgGTTCGAGATGGCGTTGAGGGCCGCCTTGGACGACCCGTACGGGCCCCAGGCCATGTACGGCTTGGACGCGGCCCCCGACGATATCCAGACGATGCAGCCGTGGCTCTTGCGTAGCTCCGCCatggcggccttggcctGTGACGTGACGtgagcgccgacggcgacgagcttgcgTTGGTTTCGCTCACCATGGCGACGCAGCTGAAGACGTTGGTGTCGAAGACCTTTTTCCAACCCTGCATCGTGGACCCCTCGATCGTCTGCGCGTCGAGACAGCCGTGgttgatgacgacgccgtccaaCCCGCCAAAGGCAACGGCGAGCGATACCAGTTTGGTGGGCGTCTAGACGTCGATCAACGTAGCACATGGTTAGCCCAATTGACCGAGCCCTTTTCCTCTCACGTCCTGGTCCATCGTCTGTCCCGTACTCACGGCGTCGTCTGTCATGTCGCCCACGACGTACACGACGCGCCCCGGATGCGCCGCCTTGAAGGCCTCGAGCGGTTCCTTGCTGCGCGCCGCGACGACAACCCTGTGGCCTTgcgcgagcagctcgtccgtgacggcggcgccgaggccttTGCTGGCCCCCGTGACGATGAAGACGCCCATGGTGGTTTGAGGAGAGGGCGAGAAGTcggctcgagggcgagaagtcggctcgagggcgaaaagtcggctcgagggcgaaaagtcggctcgagggcgagaacGAAAGGCAAGAGGAAGATTGGGCGAGGCTCTCGGGGAAGCAAGAAGCAAGAGAGAAAAAAAATGGAGGACGGATGCGAATTGGTGTCGGCAACATTTGCGTGAGAGTGGGGGGTGCGGGGGAGATGGCCATCGTCACGGTCACGGGGGCTCCCTGCGACGTCTGCTCCCAGATGCTGCCAACCTCGCAGCTGCGGACATTGTCCACGGCTGACCACCGTCGGCCCTGTTCGTTTGGCACCGCTGCTCTCCTGTCTTCCGGAATCGAGCCAGAATTTCCTCGCGATGCCGTCACCCAATGGCCATAATTCATGATGGTTGTTTTCAATTAAAGCAAAGAATGCATACAAATTTATTTTGGCTATAATGGAACGAATGTTGACAGTATCTAATCACGTCTGTCGTGGCCGGCTTGACAGACGGGCAGGCGGCAAGGATTACAAAGCGTAcacgacgatgaagatgctGGCCTAcacgacgatgaagatgctGGCGTAACCACGATGAAGATGCTGGCGTAACCACGATGAAGATGCTGGCCTACACTACGATGAAGAAGCTGGCGTAACCACGATGAAGATGCTGGCGTAACCACGATGAAGATGCTCGCAGCTTGCTTCGCTAGACCCCCCATTCGCGGAGCATGTCGTCAATGGCCTTTTCCGAGTCCGCCCTGGCCTTTGCGTTCTGCTCTGCCGTCCGCGCCGCGACGATTTCGGCATCATACAGATGGAATGGGTAAAGCAAAGCCGTCGATGGCTAGCatggccttgacgccggGAATATCGCAGAGTCAAAGGCCGCCCTGTCTtttgacggcctcgtcccACGTCTGTGCCAGCTCccaggcgtcggcgtgctcCTCTTCGCCTGCGTCCCCGGGCGCGCTGTAGTCGCCGGTCAAGATGGCCTGCCGAAGCTTCTCGGAATCCTGCTCCCTGACGGTGCCGTGGACGTCGTGGAGCGAGCGGAAGAACTCGTGTGCCGGGTGCGTGGCCGCGGCCCAGTCAaagtcgaggatgccgctGATGCGCTTCGTCTCCGCGGCGTAGAGCATGTTGCTCATGGCTGCAGCGCGGAGGTTGgttcgaggacggcgagcgtgcgacgacgacggatgacACCAAGGGGAGACTCGCAAAAGTCTTTGTGGACAAAGGTCCTCTGcgtggcgtcgacgccggcgtcgtcgagaaacCGGCCGAGCTTTTCGTCGGCCCATGTTTCGATGCGGCGACGGATTCCATTCGCTCGCCAGCCATCGATGAGGTCGTTGCGTCCGCATGTCTCCAACTCACTCCGCAGCTGATGGCTCCAGTACATGTGATACTCGGGCCAAGGACCGCCGGAGATGCCTGCGGCTGGAGGCGATTCGGTGCACGGCTGGCAGGCCGGTCCGGAAaaggagctcgccgaggatggcaaCGCACCTCGAGACCAAAAGCACGGATGAGGTCCTCAACCACGGCcaaccgtcgacggcaagacgaGCCCGTCGATTCTTGCTTCGGACGTAGGCGAGATGGCAGGGAGGAGGCATTTCTCGCCAGCACAATGCATCTGCCGTGTCGGGGAGGGGGTGGAAGAGAAGGCAATCTTGCAGGGCAATCCATTCATACCCGGAGCGTAGCCTCGACCGAAAGGAGCGGTTGCCACCCGCCTGACAGGAGTGGAGGAACGATGAACGGTGCCGATCGAGGTGTCGCCTTGGTGTAGAATGCTGCAAAGGATGGAAGCTTACAAGGTTCCGTTGCTGCCAACGCGTCTCTGGGCCCGTCCAAGGTAGCAGCAGTGCGAAGCACAAGGTATCTGACGAGCCGGAGACCAGAGTCACGAGCAACGGCCGAGCCGCGGTTGGTCAGCTCGCCATTCGGACCCTCTTCGTCGCCATGTACGTTACACGGCACCTGTGAGGTGCTTGTATTGCCCGCGCAGTTGATGAAGAGGTAGGTGTGCACCCACGACAAGTACTGGCAtgactgctgctgctgctccgtcCAAGGTACCGACATGTTTGCATTGGACGCTCCATTACGAGGTACGTGCAGGCGTCCAGGTGGGCGCCaccctgtactgtaggtgtatactattattgcaagtattaatatacCATACGTCTATGTGAAGGGTAGCGTCCAAACCTCACATGACAGCCACCTGGTGCCCTCGGGAGCTTACCGCTTCGTTCCCGGGACAAGGAACGAGCAGAGCGACAGCATGGATGCTCGGAGTATTCCGTCCTCTACCGGAATGATGCGTGCCGTCGGATCAGATTCGActcgatggatggatgggggTATGCAGTAATAGTACGTGATGGGGATGGAGATTGGGTGAAGGCATCTTCCACGCGGCTCCAAGAATGAGATTGGCCATAtgcatgtatgtatataGGCGAGTATGAAGATATCAAGATGTCATGATGCCTCTAcagagtacgaagtactccgtgcttgtgtTGCCAtgtacaccgtacggagtactggcgAAGTCGACACCCCttcttacttgtacttgcatggcaCACCAatacacctgcttgtacggagtactccgtaacaatGACGAAGTACGTCATCTATGTTGTGTACTGTGTATTGTACACTGTATATTGTACGGGTACCCCGGACTCgttggtgtacatgtacgacttgatgtacttgtacttgggtgcttGTGCAGGCGTTCATGCCCACGTgatatgtactgtacctaataatactactccgtaaatgCCTatctactattattattacgtGTAGGTTCTAGTACGTttacatgcatgtgctggTGCTCCTCACCACGATGCTGTtccagtaataatacctataatactTTAGTAGAGTCGTATTTCCTAATACCTTGACAAGGCAGAGTAGAAAGAGGAAGCTCGTAAAATTACAATAGGTATATCAGTAAGAGGCGGGCTGCGTAAGAGGCGGGCTGCAGTCTGCAGATTACATATTCTATTGAGGGTTACtgttatgatattaggctttgcctaatagagctatgtcctaggatagagccacgtgctaccgcacgtgactcgtatcctatgactaagcaggcattggagtataagtactccaatgcctagtaccttaagttagtgttccgtaggtttcttaacaactatttccgaccactagatactggtagtactagtgactccataacagtTACATGTATATATTATTCTTGGCAAGGTAGCCCAAGGTTGTTCTTCCGGTAGTACCAACGCAGCAGGCAGTACGTTGCTTGCAGGGTAAAGGTTTTAGCAACAGGGACAGACCGTGGATTTAATACCTATAGGTATAGGagaacgacggcggcaagtgCCATTGCAGGCCAACGTCGGTACGGGCGCCAACTAGAGCCACCAGATTGCGTTGGCCCGGCTGTCTCGCGACTCGTTTGTCCAGATGCAGCGGTTGTTGGCTGAGTTGTTACGGGACTCGAATCCCCGGGTGGAACGGGCGTTTTTGTTGCGGAACGAGTTACACTAGGTGTAACGCTCGGCGTAGTGGGAGTATATTTGTAGTCTGCACAACCGAACATCTCGTAAGACGAGATATAGCCCGCAACCCATTCGTGGACATTGTCGCACGACTGAGCAAGGCATGCTTCATACAGTTTTGTCGTTTTATGTCCGAAACTCTGGCACTCAGGGAAAAGCTCGCCGTTGTACGCAAGTAGGAGTGTCGAAGCTGTAGCAAGCGCAAGAGTACAGTTGTTGCTTCCGAGTGCCGTCATATTACCCTGCGACAATGGTGGGCCCGAGGCGATATTCGAGCCTGGTGGTGGTCCGCAGGCAATGTCGGGCATTATGCTAATAGTCCTGTAGGAGGTAGTATTCTCAGTGTACTCTTAGTGTCCGTTGTGTCCGATGGCTCTGGCAAGAAGTTTCTGGAATCAATAAACAGAGAACGTACAGTAGTTGGCGGGCGTGTTGTTCTTATAAATATAGTCGCTCGGGAACGCCGTAATGAGCGGCGCTTACGGGATCCCACTTTCCCTGATTGTAAAGATGGAAACGTTCTGATAATCATGCGCAGGGTTGTGTTGGGTAGCATTACCGTATTATTAGTGCGTAGCAATAAGTCATGTTCTGGTCTGGATAAAGTCTAGTTGTACAATGTGTTTTTCGCTATTCCGTATCCCTTCCGGTTTAGTATGTAATTAAGCTTCCTACCTTTTTCGGTTTCTCGTATCCAGGATTTATGTAACCTCGTATTCCTGTTTCATGCTTGGTCTTGGCTCCGTATTGTTGTCCACCCTATCCTATAGTAGTTTGGCAATTTCCCTACGGTATCATAACCAAATTCAGCGCATAATACTCTAGTCGCGTTAAGCAGGGCccggcacaagtacagggcgatgaagccgacgccgaggcttGTCGTGACAAGCGAGGAGATGAATAGCc of the Drechmeria coniospora strain ARSEF 6962 chromosome 01, whole genome shotgun sequence genome contains:
- a CDS encoding short-chain dehydrogenase → MGVFIVTGASKGLGAAVTDELLAQGHRVVVAARSKEPLEAFKAAHPGRVVYVVGDMTDDATPTKLVSLAVAFGGLDGVVINHGCLDAQTIEGSTMQGWKKVFDTNVFSCVAMAKAAMAELRKSHGCIVWISSGAASKPYMAWGPYGSSKAALNAISNHVAVEEADVTSITISPGRIDTDMQAELRASGKDIMDEAQYQSFVDAFEQGTLLAPKEPGGVIARFVARPDKSLSGRNLTWNSPELAAYKTSD